The following are from one region of the Natronosporangium hydrolyticum genome:
- a CDS encoding uroporphyrinogen-III synthase: MSTGRDGAAGREEPLAGYTVGVTAARRRDELGALLQRRGARVVDAPAIQIVPLADDRELRAATEQCLAAPIDVAVATTGIGFRGWLEAAEGWGQAAALVAHLGRATLLARGPKARGAIRAAGLLDAWSPASESSSEVLEYLLAQGVSGQRIAVQLHGEPLPDFVEALEDAGATVVPVPVYRWVLPEDVAPLRRLVELTVTGQVDAVTFTSAPAVASLLQVADEIGHRAALLSALRHEVVPACVGPVTAGPLARLEVTTVQPDRYRLGALVRELAQVLPARARRLPVGGHLLEVRGHGVLLDGELVALPPSLIAVLRELARQPGRVRSRTELLAALPGGQDNAGHAVEMAVTRLRGALGARLIQTVTKRGYRLAFEPERESQGCLAQPEGRS; the protein is encoded by the coding sequence GTGAGCACTGGCCGCGACGGCGCGGCCGGTCGGGAGGAGCCGCTCGCCGGCTACACCGTCGGGGTGACTGCGGCTCGCCGCCGCGACGAGCTCGGGGCGTTGCTGCAGCGGCGCGGGGCTCGGGTGGTGGACGCGCCGGCGATCCAGATCGTCCCGCTCGCCGACGACCGGGAGCTGCGGGCGGCGACCGAGCAGTGCCTGGCGGCGCCGATCGACGTGGCGGTGGCGACCACCGGCATCGGCTTCCGGGGTTGGTTGGAGGCGGCCGAGGGGTGGGGGCAGGCGGCTGCCCTCGTCGCTCACCTCGGACGGGCTACCTTGCTGGCCCGCGGCCCCAAGGCCCGCGGCGCGATTCGCGCCGCGGGCCTGCTTGACGCCTGGTCGCCGGCGTCGGAGTCGTCTAGCGAGGTGCTCGAGTATCTGCTGGCGCAGGGGGTGTCCGGGCAGCGGATCGCGGTGCAGCTGCACGGCGAACCGTTGCCCGATTTCGTGGAGGCGCTTGAGGACGCGGGCGCCACTGTGGTCCCGGTGCCGGTCTATCGGTGGGTGCTGCCGGAGGATGTGGCGCCGCTGCGACGGTTGGTGGAGCTCACCGTCACCGGGCAGGTGGACGCGGTCACGTTCACCAGTGCTCCGGCAGTGGCGAGCCTGCTGCAGGTGGCAGACGAGATCGGGCATCGGGCGGCGTTGCTGTCGGCGCTGCGGCATGAGGTGGTGCCGGCGTGTGTAGGGCCGGTGACCGCCGGGCCGCTGGCCCGGTTGGAGGTCACCACCGTGCAGCCTGACCGGTACCGGCTCGGTGCGTTGGTCCGGGAGTTGGCGCAGGTGTTGCCGGCGCGGGCGCGGCGGCTGCCGGTCGGCGGCCATCTGCTGGAGGTACGCGGCCACGGGGTGTTGCTCGACGGTGAGTTGGTGGCGTTGCCGCCGAGTCTGATCGCGGTGTTGCGGGAGCTGGCCCGGCAGCCGGGTCGGGTGCGGTCCCGCACCGAGTTGCTCGCGGCGCTCCCCGGCGGCCAGGACAACGCCGGCCACGCGGTGGAGATGGCGGTTACCCGGTTGCGGGGAGCGTTGGGGGCGCGGCTGATCCAGACGGTGACGAAGCGGGGGTACCGGCTCGCCTTCGAGCCAGAACGGGAGAGCCAGGGCTGCCTAGCCCAACCAGAGGGCCGATCATGA
- a CDS encoding sirohydrochlorin chelatase, giving the protein MSLLRDTPGGSANQLMIGGPIGRPVGGPAAGPALVGVAHGTRDPRGAEATRALLARVHALAPELSVHESYVEITEPSLRTVLAAVPAPAVVVPLLLGAGYHVQVDLPAAITASGGGARLAPALGPHPLLALALHERLLEAGWNGEPVVLAAAGSSHRRPRRDAQRTAALLERRLGVSVRAAYASAARPTVAEAVAAWQGRAAVASYLLAPGFFHDRVVAAGARVTSAPLGDHDALAQLILLRYTTTSPAR; this is encoded by the coding sequence ATGAGTTTGTTGCGCGACACGCCGGGCGGCTCTGCTAACCAGCTCATGATCGGCGGGCCGATCGGCAGGCCGGTCGGCGGGCCCGCGGCCGGGCCGGCGTTGGTCGGGGTGGCTCACGGCACCCGGGATCCGCGCGGCGCCGAGGCGACCCGGGCGTTGCTGGCCCGGGTCCACGCGCTCGCCCCCGAACTCTCGGTCCATGAATCCTATGTAGAGATTACCGAGCCGTCGTTGCGGACGGTGCTGGCGGCGGTCCCGGCACCCGCGGTGGTGGTGCCGCTACTGTTGGGCGCCGGCTACCACGTCCAGGTCGACCTCCCCGCGGCGATCACGGCGAGCGGCGGCGGGGCCCGGCTCGCACCGGCGTTGGGGCCGCATCCGTTGCTCGCGCTCGCGCTGCACGAGCGGCTGCTGGAGGCGGGCTGGAACGGAGAACCGGTGGTGCTCGCGGCGGCCGGCTCCAGCCATCGCCGCCCGCGCCGAGATGCACAGCGCACCGCCGCGCTGCTGGAGCGCCGGCTCGGGGTGAGCGTGCGGGCGGCGTACGCGTCGGCGGCCCGCCCGACTGTGGCGGAGGCGGTCGCCGCCTGGCAGGGGCGGGCGGCGGTGGCGTCGTACCTGTTGGCGCCTGGGTTCTTCCACGACCGGGTGGTGGCCGCCGGAGCCCGGGTGACCTCCGCCCCGTTGGGCGACCACGACGCCCTGGCGCAGTTGATCCTGTTGCGCTACACCACTACCTCGCCCGCTCGCTAG
- a CDS encoding nuclear transport factor 2 family protein has translation MEPHHVIRELWDRIEARAWSGVAELFAADAVIDWPASRERIVGPANFVAVNREYPTGWSIRVLRIVADGDQVVSEVEVPHEELGLFRVASFWTVREGLIVRGCEYWIGVGADPVPAWREKYTEPS, from the coding sequence ATGGAACCGCATCACGTGATCAGAGAATTGTGGGATCGGATCGAGGCGCGGGCGTGGTCCGGCGTTGCCGAGCTGTTCGCCGCCGACGCAGTGATCGACTGGCCGGCGAGCCGGGAGCGGATCGTTGGTCCGGCCAACTTCGTGGCGGTGAACCGCGAGTACCCGACCGGCTGGTCGATTCGGGTGCTGCGGATCGTCGCCGATGGCGATCAGGTCGTCTCCGAGGTTGAGGTGCCGCATGAGGAGTTGGGCCTGTTCCGGGTCGCCTCGTTCTGGACGGTACGGGAAGGGCTGATCGTCCGCGGCTGCGAATACTGGATCGGGGTCGGCGCCGATCCGGTGCCGGCGTGGCGGGAGAAGTACACCGAGCCGAGCTGA
- a CDS encoding D-sedoheptulose-7-phosphate isomerase — MTRERDDQQVETLFARRHGPVDDLAADAETITRACAAMADRFRGGGTLFVFGNGTAATDAQHVAVEFVHPVIVGKPALPAISLTADIATLTEVANRDGFAEIFTHQLRRLAGPADIALGISVDGECENVRRGLNAARRLGLVTVALVGGTGGPIALDPAIDHVLLARSTDPRVVKEVQVTTYHLVWELVQLFLARTVATSEVVDERAA; from the coding sequence TTGACGCGTGAGCGAGACGACCAACAGGTCGAGACGCTGTTCGCGCGTCGGCACGGCCCGGTCGACGACCTCGCCGCCGACGCCGAGACCATCACCCGGGCCTGCGCCGCCATGGCGGACCGGTTTCGAGGCGGCGGCACCCTCTTCGTGTTCGGTAACGGCACCGCCGCCACGGACGCCCAACACGTCGCGGTCGAGTTCGTCCATCCGGTGATCGTCGGCAAGCCTGCCCTGCCCGCTATCAGCCTCACCGCGGACATCGCCACCCTGACCGAGGTCGCCAACCGGGATGGGTTCGCGGAGATCTTCACCCATCAGCTTCGTCGTCTCGCCGGTCCGGCCGACATCGCGCTGGGCATCTCGGTAGACGGTGAGTGCGAGAACGTCCGCCGCGGTCTGAACGCCGCTCGGAGGTTGGGCCTGGTGACCGTCGCGCTGGTCGGCGGCACCGGTGGCCCGATCGCGTTGGACCCGGCGATCGACCACGTGCTGCTGGCGCGCAGCACCGATCCGCGGGTGGTGAAGGAAGTCCAGGTCACGACCTACCATCTGGTGTGGGAGCTGGTGCAGTTGTTCCTTGCCCGGACGGTCGCGACCTCGGAGGTGGTCGATGAGCGAGCCGCCTGA
- a CDS encoding HypC/HybG/HupF family hydrogenase formation chaperone, protein MSEPPECRDEVCLTCSDRAVPARVVRLLEHGMAVVAGADGLAEASVALVTAVPGDTVLLHAGEAIAVLPDAEEPAGR, encoded by the coding sequence ATGAGCGAGCCGCCTGAGTGCCGGGACGAGGTCTGCCTCACCTGCTCGGACCGGGCTGTGCCGGCCCGGGTGGTGCGGCTGCTCGAGCACGGGATGGCGGTGGTGGCCGGCGCGGACGGCCTGGCCGAGGCGAGCGTGGCCCTGGTCACGGCGGTCCCCGGTGACACGGTACTGCTGCACGCCGGCGAGGCGATCGCCGTCCTGCCCGACGCTGAGGAGCCTGCGGGGCGATGA
- a CDS encoding D-sedoheptulose-7-phosphate isomerase yields MNTTDPMAALYPFLADSGADTAPASGERIEELTAEVTASTAAKLREITALRRAVVAADAARIVECASAMAAAFAAGGRLFAMGNGGSATDAAELASLFVAPDAAGRQLPAYVLTGDVAAVTALSNDVGFEQVFARQLAAFARSGDIVVGLSTSGNSENLLAAFPLARERGLLTIGLSGASGGRMAELDSLDHLFVVPSASVHRIQEAQTTIYHVLWELTVAALRED; encoded by the coding sequence ATGAATACCACGGATCCAATGGCGGCGCTGTACCCGTTCTTGGCCGACAGCGGTGCCGATACCGCCCCCGCGTCGGGGGAGCGTATCGAGGAGTTGACCGCCGAGGTCACCGCCTCGACCGCGGCGAAGCTGCGCGAGATCACCGCGCTGCGCCGGGCGGTGGTCGCCGCCGACGCGGCCCGGATCGTCGAGTGCGCTAGCGCGATGGCCGCCGCGTTCGCGGCGGGAGGTCGGCTGTTTGCGATGGGCAACGGGGGCAGCGCCACCGACGCGGCAGAGCTGGCGAGCCTCTTCGTGGCGCCCGACGCGGCAGGTCGGCAGCTGCCGGCGTATGTGTTGACCGGCGATGTCGCCGCGGTGACGGCGTTGAGTAACGACGTGGGGTTCGAGCAGGTCTTCGCCCGGCAGTTGGCGGCTTTTGCCCGGTCCGGCGACATCGTGGTCGGGCTGTCGACCAGCGGCAACTCGGAGAACCTGCTCGCCGCCTTCCCGTTGGCCCGGGAGCGTGGGCTGCTGACCATCGGCCTCTCCGGCGCGTCCGGGGGGCGGATGGCCGAGTTGGACAGTCTTGATCATCTCTTCGTGGTCCCGTCGGCGTCGGTGCACCGGATCCAGGAGGCGCAGACCACCATCTACCACGTGCTGTGGGAACTCACCGTCGCCGCGCTGCGCGAGGACTGA
- a CDS encoding hydrogenase expression protein HypE, protein MTSSTTESALANSGSGEPLHVLWINAGLSCDGDSVALTAATQPSIEEIVLGALPGLPKVQVHWPLIDFECGPEQGADTFIEWFWKADRGELEQFVLVVEGSIPNEKIKPEGYWAAFGNNPETGQPMPTADWLSRLAPKAVAVIAAGTCATYGGIHAMAGNPTGAMGVPDFLGWDWRSTADIPIVCVPGCPVHPDNLSETITYLLYQVAGQAPMIPLDDKLRPTWLFGGTVHEGCVRAGYYEQGEFAHEYGSQKCLVKIGCWGPVVKCNVPKRGWINGIGGCPNVGGICIACTMPGFPDKFMPFMDEPPGATVSSLASQSYGALIRRLRRITLDTVDKEPRWRKPGDELLTGYRAPW, encoded by the coding sequence ATGACCAGTTCGACTACAGAGAGTGCATTGGCAAACTCTGGCAGTGGTGAGCCGCTCCACGTCCTCTGGATCAACGCTGGCCTCAGCTGCGACGGCGACTCGGTCGCCCTGACCGCCGCGACCCAGCCGAGCATTGAGGAGATCGTCCTCGGCGCGCTGCCGGGCCTGCCGAAGGTGCAGGTCCACTGGCCGTTGATCGACTTCGAGTGCGGGCCGGAGCAGGGAGCGGACACCTTCATCGAGTGGTTCTGGAAGGCGGACCGAGGCGAGTTGGAGCAGTTTGTCCTGGTGGTGGAGGGGTCGATCCCGAACGAGAAGATCAAGCCCGAGGGTTACTGGGCCGCGTTCGGCAACAACCCCGAGACCGGCCAGCCGATGCCGACCGCCGATTGGTTGAGCCGGCTCGCCCCCAAGGCGGTCGCGGTGATCGCCGCCGGCACCTGCGCAACGTACGGCGGGATCCACGCCATGGCCGGCAACCCGACCGGGGCGATGGGGGTGCCGGACTTTCTTGGTTGGGACTGGCGCTCGACCGCCGACATCCCAATCGTCTGCGTCCCCGGCTGCCCGGTGCACCCGGACAACCTCTCCGAAACCATCACCTACCTGCTCTACCAGGTCGCCGGCCAGGCACCGATGATCCCGTTGGACGACAAGCTCCGGCCGACCTGGCTGTTCGGTGGCACCGTCCATGAGGGGTGTGTTCGCGCCGGCTACTACGAGCAGGGTGAGTTCGCCCACGAGTACGGGTCGCAGAAGTGCCTGGTGAAGATCGGCTGCTGGGGGCCGGTCGTCAAGTGCAATGTCCCCAAGCGAGGGTGGATCAACGGGATCGGCGGCTGCCCCAACGTCGGCGGCATCTGTATCGCCTGCACGATGCCCGGCTTCCCCGACAAGTTCATGCCGTTCATGGACGAGCCGCCCGGCGCGACCGTGTCGTCCCTGGCGAGCCAGAGCTACGGCGCGTTGATCCGGCGGCTGCGCCGGATCACCCTCGACACCGTGGATAAGGAACCCAGGTGGCGCAAGCCAGGAGACGAGCTACTCACCGGCTACCGGGCACCCTGGTGA
- a CDS encoding nickel-dependent hydrogenase large subunit translates to MTITEPTAGAAEQAGSELVEMAWDPITRIVGSLGIYAKVDFKNRRVAECYSTSSVFRGYSIFMKGKDPRDAHFITSRICGICGDNHATCSVYAQNMAYGVAPPPLGEWMINLGEAAEYMFDHTIFQENLVGVDYCEKMVRETNPGVLELANRTEAPHAAEHGFRTIGDIMRSLNPLEGEFYREALQVSRVTREMFCLMEGRHVHPSTLYPGGIGAVATIQVFTDYLTRLMRYIEFVKKCVPMHDDLFDFFYEALPGYEQVGQRRVLLGCWGALNDPAYCDFKYETMSDWGRRMYVTPGIIVDGQLITNDLVDINLGMRILLGRSYYEDWAGQETFVDRDPLGNPVDPRHPWNQHTIPKPAKRDFEREYSWVMSPRWWDGQQHLPLDTGGGPLARLWSTALNGLVDIGYLRSTGDSVVINLPKTLTKPESTVEWKIPRRNGELLSNAIERNRARTYFQAYSAAAALYFVEQALAEVRAGHTKTWEPFTVPKEAISVGFTEAVRGVLSHHMVIRNGKIANYHPYPPTPWNASVRDPYGTPGPYEDAVQNTPIFEENPPETFKGIDIMRAVRSFDPCLPCGVHMYLGEGKTLQKLHSPHAYTADGG, encoded by the coding sequence ATGACCATCACGGAACCCACCGCCGGCGCAGCCGAGCAGGCCGGGTCCGAACTCGTAGAGATGGCGTGGGACCCGATCACTCGGATCGTGGGCAGCCTCGGCATCTACGCCAAAGTGGACTTCAAGAACCGGCGGGTCGCGGAGTGCTACAGCACGTCGTCGGTCTTCCGTGGCTACAGCATCTTCATGAAGGGCAAAGACCCGCGCGACGCCCACTTCATCACGAGTCGCATCTGCGGCATCTGCGGTGACAACCACGCCACCTGCTCGGTCTACGCGCAGAACATGGCGTACGGCGTGGCGCCGCCGCCGCTCGGCGAATGGATGATCAACCTTGGCGAGGCCGCCGAGTACATGTTCGACCACACGATCTTCCAGGAGAATCTGGTCGGGGTCGACTACTGCGAGAAGATGGTGCGGGAGACCAACCCCGGGGTGCTGGAGCTAGCCAACCGCACCGAGGCCCCGCACGCCGCCGAGCACGGGTTCCGCACCATCGGCGACATCATGCGCTCGCTGAACCCGCTGGAGGGGGAGTTCTACCGGGAGGCGTTGCAGGTCTCGCGGGTGACCCGGGAGATGTTCTGCCTGATGGAGGGGCGGCACGTCCACCCCTCCACGCTCTACCCGGGCGGGATCGGGGCGGTGGCGACGATCCAAGTCTTCACCGACTACCTTACCCGGCTGATGCGCTACATCGAGTTCGTCAAGAAGTGCGTACCGATGCACGACGACCTGTTCGACTTCTTCTACGAGGCGCTGCCCGGCTACGAGCAGGTCGGGCAGCGGCGGGTGCTGCTGGGCTGCTGGGGGGCGCTGAACGATCCGGCGTACTGCGACTTCAAGTACGAGACCATGTCGGACTGGGGCCGGCGGATGTATGTGACCCCCGGCATCATCGTGGATGGTCAACTGATCACGAACGATCTGGTCGACATCAATCTGGGGATGCGGATCCTGCTCGGCCGTTCCTACTATGAGGACTGGGCCGGGCAGGAGACCTTCGTCGACCGGGATCCGCTCGGCAACCCGGTCGACCCGCGGCACCCGTGGAACCAACACACCATCCCGAAGCCGGCCAAGCGTGACTTCGAACGCGAATACTCCTGGGTGATGTCCCCGCGGTGGTGGGATGGCCAGCAGCACCTGCCGCTGGACACCGGCGGCGGTCCGCTGGCGCGGCTGTGGTCGACCGCGCTGAACGGCCTGGTCGACATCGGTTACCTGCGATCGACCGGCGACAGTGTGGTCATCAACCTGCCCAAGACACTGACCAAACCTGAGTCGACCGTGGAGTGGAAGATCCCGCGGCGCAACGGGGAGCTGCTCTCCAACGCGATCGAGCGGAACCGGGCCCGGACCTACTTTCAGGCGTACAGCGCCGCCGCCGCGCTCTACTTCGTCGAGCAGGCGCTCGCGGAGGTCCGGGCGGGGCACACCAAGACCTGGGAGCCGTTCACAGTCCCGAAGGAGGCGATAAGCGTCGGCTTCACCGAAGCGGTCCGTGGCGTGCTGTCGCACCACATGGTGATCCGGAACGGGAAGATCGCGAATTACCATCCCTATCCGCCGACGCCGTGGAACGCCAGCGTCCGCGACCCCTACGGCACGCCCGGACCCTACGAGGACGCGGTGCAGAACACCCCGATCTTCGAGGAGAATCCGCCGGAGACCTTTAAGGGTATCGACATCATGCGGGCGGTCCGCAGCTTCGACCCGTGCCTGCCATGCGGCGTACACATGTACCTCGGCGAGGGTAAGACGCTGCAGAAACTGCACAGCCCGCACGCGTACACCGCGGACGGGGGGTGA
- a CDS encoding NifU family protein, whose translation MPAVEVTGERVEQLLTELTEAAGPVAAGLAEELVRALVELYGTGLARVVEVVAEQPGLLTRITGDPLLAALLVLHDLHPASTELRVRQAVERIRPFLGRHAGDVELVEVTDTAVRLRLTGSCEGCPSSQETVRNAIESAVTSAAPEIETITVAGVAAQPPLLQIETAPRHPYAGAACPAEPAAAQAEGVPR comes from the coding sequence ATGCCCGCGGTCGAGGTCACCGGAGAACGGGTCGAGCAGCTGCTCACGGAGCTGACCGAGGCCGCCGGGCCGGTCGCGGCCGGGCTCGCCGAGGAGCTGGTCCGGGCACTGGTCGAGCTGTACGGCACCGGCCTGGCCCGGGTGGTCGAGGTGGTCGCCGAGCAGCCGGGGCTGTTGACCCGGATCACCGGCGATCCGCTGCTCGCCGCCCTGCTGGTGCTGCACGACCTGCACCCGGCCAGTACCGAGCTGCGGGTTCGGCAGGCGGTCGAGCGGATCCGGCCGTTCCTGGGTCGGCACGCCGGCGATGTGGAGCTGGTGGAGGTTACCGATACGGCGGTGCGGTTGCGGCTGACCGGCAGCTGCGAGGGGTGCCCGTCGTCGCAGGAGACGGTCCGTAACGCGATCGAGTCGGCGGTGACCTCGGCCGCGCCGGAGATCGAGACGATCACCGTGGCGGGGGTGGCGGCGCAGCCACCGCTGCTGCAGATCGAGACCGCCCCGCGGCATCCGTACGCGGGTGCGGCGTGCCCCGCGGAGCCGGCGGCCGCGCAGGCGGAGGGGGTGCCGCGGTGA
- a CDS encoding DUF5947 family protein, which produces MTTGLRRFAVPPPFPTMAGEPAEPAGERCELCAVPVPEGDHGHLVDRTARRLACACRACYLLFTGAGGAGRYQAIPAEYWYAPTLPLRRSVWDRLGIPVGLAFFFENSGLGQLVALYPSPAGATESLLSLDAWSEVVTAAPQLSQLTPDVTAFLVNRLGSGDRAGRRAGPEPIGDTRFEGFVVPIDACYRLVGLVRTHWRGFDGGEEAWREIDAFLADLRARSTLIRTGDHAGL; this is translated from the coding sequence GTGACCACCGGGCTTCGCCGTTTCGCGGTGCCGCCGCCGTTTCCCACGATGGCCGGCGAGCCGGCGGAGCCGGCCGGCGAGCGGTGTGAGCTGTGCGCGGTGCCGGTGCCCGAGGGCGACCATGGGCACCTGGTGGACCGTACCGCCCGGCGCCTCGCCTGCGCCTGCCGCGCGTGCTACCTGCTCTTCACCGGGGCGGGCGGCGCCGGCCGCTACCAGGCGATCCCTGCCGAGTACTGGTACGCGCCGACGCTGCCGCTACGGCGCTCGGTCTGGGACCGGTTGGGTATCCCGGTCGGCCTGGCGTTCTTCTTTGAGAATTCAGGGTTGGGGCAGCTGGTGGCGCTCTACCCGAGCCCGGCCGGGGCCACCGAGTCGCTGCTGTCGCTGGACGCCTGGTCGGAGGTGGTTACGGCGGCCCCACAGCTGTCGCAGCTCACCCCGGACGTGACCGCGTTCCTGGTGAACCGGCTCGGCAGCGGCGACCGGGCCGGTCGGCGAGCCGGTCCCGAGCCGATCGGGGACACCCGGTTCGAAGGGTTCGTGGTGCCGATCGATGCCTGCTACCGGTTGGTCGGGTTGGTCCGTACCCATTGGCGCGGCTTCGACGGTGGCGAGGAGGCCTGGCGGGAGATCGACGCCTTTCTCGCCGATCTCCGGGCGCGCAGTACCCTGATCCGGACGGGGGACCATGCTGGACTGTGA
- a CDS encoding DUF6084 family protein yields the protein MLDCEFECRSAAVDRYAAAPAIRLRMAVSETTGVTVHTAALRCQVRIEPHRRDYTAGESELLAYLFGDPSRWGETLQPMQLATVATVLPGFTGGAEFEVVLPCSYDLEVAAGKYLHTLATGEIPLLLLFSGTVFTRGGGGLQIQPVPWHCETTFRLPVRIWREVMDHFFPGSGWLRLRRETLDALLRYKAVQAIPTWDEALNRLVAEAEGASR from the coding sequence ATGCTGGACTGTGAGTTCGAGTGCCGGTCAGCGGCGGTCGACCGGTACGCGGCGGCGCCGGCGATCCGGCTCCGGATGGCGGTCTCGGAGACCACCGGTGTGACCGTCCACACCGCGGCGCTGCGCTGCCAGGTGCGGATCGAGCCACACCGGCGTGACTACACCGCAGGCGAGTCGGAGCTGCTGGCGTACCTGTTCGGCGATCCGTCCCGGTGGGGCGAGACGCTGCAGCCGATGCAGCTGGCAACGGTGGCCACGGTGCTGCCGGGGTTCACCGGTGGCGCCGAGTTCGAGGTGGTGTTGCCGTGCAGCTACGACCTGGAGGTGGCCGCCGGGAAGTACCTCCACACGTTGGCGACCGGTGAGATCCCGTTGCTGTTGCTGTTCAGCGGCACCGTCTTCACCAGGGGCGGCGGTGGGCTGCAGATCCAGCCGGTGCCGTGGCACTGCGAGACCACCTTCCGGCTGCCGGTACGGATCTGGCGCGAGGTGATGGACCACTTCTTTCCCGGCTCGGGCTGGCTTCGGCTGCGCCGCGAAACTCTCGACGCGCTGCTGCGTTACAAGGCGGTACAGGCGATTCCCACCTGGGACGAGGCGCTGAACCGGTTGGTGGCCGAGGCGGAAGGAGCATCGCGGTGA
- a CDS encoding hydrogenase maturation protease encodes MTTDEAAVETVTDPMAAAKAIADAVLYEGYLLYPYRASAAKNQLRWQFGVLVPPAYAAAGTGEQASLGTECLFDRAEGALLHARLRFLQLVTQPVAGPVAESDPVPAPVAEAAARWDEAVPREIDVVVPVSRLFGEGWLTPFTVPAGTGEEPTSGIVGDREELRGDLLLRAEPVPGPHGLLRLRAKVSNTSTWSGGEGSEPVPRPVALRRSLVATHLLFVVTGGQFHSLLDPPPWARPGAEACQQQGAWPVLVGDPAERNAVLASPIILYDYPAVAPESPGDFFDSTEIDELLSLRTLTLTEAEKQEARRTDPRAAQLIDRVAAMPPEMLARLHGTIRGLTPVPGPGSGTDGATAAPAQPTGPTVAVAGQLVGRGSRVRLAPGGRRTDAQDMFLVDRVATVREVLRDVDGDCYLAVTLDDDPGVDMHLAHGRFRYFAPDEVAPLVADEPDPAAAPESPESPEPVHTDRVLVAGVGNIFLGDDGFGVELARRLAAEELPTGVQVADYGISGVHLAYDLLRGYEATILLDAAARGEPPGTVSVLEVGEYRAVDPGEAVTALDGHGMQPDRVLGLLRTLGGDPGRVLVVACEPAQSGYGIGLSEPVAEAVARALPMVRELVAEQLARPPQSLEAEVTE; translated from the coding sequence GTGACGACAGACGAAGCGGCGGTGGAGACGGTGACGGATCCGATGGCCGCCGCCAAGGCGATCGCGGACGCCGTCCTCTATGAGGGGTACCTGCTCTACCCCTATCGGGCGAGCGCGGCAAAGAACCAGCTGCGCTGGCAGTTCGGGGTGCTGGTGCCGCCGGCCTACGCGGCCGCCGGGACCGGCGAACAGGCCAGTTTGGGCACCGAGTGTCTGTTCGACCGCGCGGAGGGGGCGCTGCTGCATGCCAGGCTGCGGTTCTTGCAGCTGGTGACCCAGCCGGTGGCCGGCCCGGTCGCCGAGTCCGACCCAGTGCCCGCCCCGGTCGCCGAGGCGGCCGCGCGGTGGGACGAGGCGGTGCCCCGCGAGATCGACGTCGTGGTGCCGGTGAGCCGGTTGTTCGGCGAGGGTTGGCTGACCCCGTTTACGGTGCCGGCGGGTACGGGGGAGGAGCCGACATCCGGGATCGTGGGTGACCGCGAGGAGCTGCGGGGGGATTTGCTGCTGCGGGCCGAGCCGGTGCCCGGCCCGCACGGGCTGCTCCGGCTGCGGGCCAAGGTCTCGAACACGTCGACGTGGTCCGGCGGCGAGGGTAGTGAACCCGTGCCCCGGCCGGTGGCGCTGCGGCGTTCGCTGGTCGCGACCCACCTGCTCTTCGTGGTGACGGGCGGGCAGTTCCACTCGTTGCTGGACCCACCGCCGTGGGCGCGACCGGGCGCGGAGGCCTGCCAGCAGCAGGGTGCGTGGCCGGTGCTGGTGGGCGACCCGGCGGAGCGCAACGCGGTGTTGGCGTCGCCGATCATCTTGTACGACTACCCGGCGGTGGCACCGGAGAGCCCCGGCGATTTCTTCGACAGTACCGAGATCGACGAGCTGTTGAGTCTACGGACGTTGACCCTGACCGAGGCCGAGAAGCAGGAGGCGCGTCGGACCGACCCGCGCGCGGCCCAGCTCATCGACCGGGTGGCGGCGATGCCGCCGGAGATGCTCGCGAGGCTGCACGGCACCATCCGAGGGCTCACGCCGGTGCCCGGACCCGGTTCGGGTACGGACGGTGCGACCGCGGCTCCGGCGCAGCCGACCGGACCGACGGTGGCGGTGGCCGGCCAGCTGGTCGGCCGGGGCAGCCGGGTCCGGCTCGCGCCGGGTGGTCGGCGTACCGACGCCCAGGACATGTTTCTGGTGGATCGGGTGGCCACGGTCCGCGAGGTCCTACGCGATGTCGACGGTGACTGCTATCTGGCGGTGACGCTCGATGACGATCCCGGGGTCGACATGCACCTGGCGCACGGCCGGTTCCGTTACTTCGCGCCGGATGAGGTGGCGCCGCTGGTCGCCGACGAGCCGGATCCGGCGGCCGCGCCGGAGTCGCCGGAGTCGCCTGAACCGGTCCACACCGACCGGGTGCTGGTCGCTGGGGTGGGCAATATCTTTCTCGGCGACGACGGGTTCGGGGTGGAGCTGGCCCGCCGGCTGGCGGCCGAGGAGCTGCCCACCGGTGTGCAGGTCGCCGACTACGGCATCAGCGGTGTCCATCTCGCCTATGACCTGCTCCGTGGGTACGAGGCGACGATCTTGTTGGACGCGGCGGCCCGGGGCGAGCCGCCCGGCACGGTTTCGGTGCTGGAGGTGGGCGAGTACCGGGCGGTCGACCCGGGCGAGGCGGTAACCGCGCTCGACGGGCACGGCATGCAGCCGGACCGGGTACTGGGGCTGCTGCGCACGCTCGGCGGCGACCCGGGTCGGGTGCTGGTGGTGGCGTGCGAACCAGCCCAGAGCGGGTATGGGATCGGATTGAGTGAACCGGTCGCCGAGGCGGTGGCGCGGGCGCTGCCGATGGTGCGGGAGTTGGTGGCCGAGCAGCTGGCGCGGCCACCGCAGAGCCTAGAAGCGGAGGTGACTGAGTGA